One region of Halomicrobium sp. LC1Hm genomic DNA includes:
- a CDS encoding polymer-forming cytoskeletal protein, giving the protein MRLGSDPLDRLSIPGGTTVEEHDLVTDGNVIVGGQSTVDFGVRGHSVMAGERVSFGGHIEAEGDCRLDMWCTVDDNVLVGENAYLGERVQIDGELKVAGDLDIGDDVDIEDGFEANGWIVIRNPMPTIVFLFVYLSQLLRVGEEEAAEEVLSSLTEDDGPNHDPLLIPRGATVSDDRWQVSTPATIGDDCRLHGNVRAEELTVGRDGVVFGSLRARGDITVGRGTEIKGDVTTRSGDVRIGPGVTVWGDVVAENVALHENATVDGTMRASGEMRMHTDEVLDRPDETAEAMAEAAEELGDDRAAIAAADETAAGENDETSEEDAGAASDEAADATTSDDEPVEARE; this is encoded by the coding sequence GTGCGACTCGGCTCCGATCCCCTCGACCGACTGAGTATCCCCGGCGGCACGACCGTCGAGGAGCACGATCTGGTCACCGACGGGAACGTCATCGTCGGCGGCCAGAGCACGGTCGACTTCGGGGTCCGGGGCCACTCGGTCATGGCGGGCGAGCGGGTCTCGTTCGGCGGCCACATCGAGGCCGAGGGCGACTGCCGGCTCGACATGTGGTGTACGGTCGACGACAACGTGCTGGTCGGAGAGAACGCGTACCTCGGCGAGCGCGTCCAGATCGACGGGGAGCTGAAGGTCGCGGGAGACCTCGACATCGGCGACGACGTGGACATCGAAGACGGCTTCGAGGCCAACGGCTGGATCGTCATCCGCAACCCGATGCCGACGATCGTCTTCCTGTTCGTCTACCTCTCGCAGCTGCTCCGGGTCGGCGAGGAGGAGGCCGCCGAGGAAGTCCTCTCCTCGCTGACCGAGGACGACGGGCCGAACCACGACCCGCTCTTGATCCCCAGAGGCGCGACCGTGAGCGACGACCGCTGGCAGGTCTCGACGCCCGCGACGATCGGCGACGACTGCCGGCTCCACGGCAACGTCCGGGCCGAGGAGCTGACGGTCGGACGCGACGGCGTGGTCTTCGGGAGCCTGCGGGCGAGGGGAGACATTACCGTCGGCCGCGGGACGGAGATCAAAGGCGACGTGACGACCCGGAGCGGCGACGTTCGGATCGGTCCCGGCGTCACGGTCTGGGGCGACGTGGTGGCGGAGAACGTCGCGCTCCACGAGAACGCCACCGTCGACGGGACGATGCGAGCCAGCGGCGAGATGCGGATGCACACCGACGAGGTGCTCGACCGCCCCGACGAGACGGCCGAAGCGATGGCCGAGGCCGCGGAGGAACTCGGCGACGACCGGGCGGCGATCGCCGCTGCCGACGAGACGGCCGCGGGCGAAAACGACGAGACGAGCGAGGAGGACGCGGGGGCAGCGAGCGACGAAGCGGCCGACGCGACGACGAGCGACGACGAGCCGGTCGAAGCACGCGAGTGA
- a CDS encoding Zn-ribbon domain-containing OB-fold protein, protein MTDRARDGAFDDWLDALAAADPYYLGCENGHGWLPPRRVCPDCGSRKLSRETLPDAGKIATYTTVHVATPQFEDDAPYVTAIADFGPVSITGLVRGVEPDAVEIGTTVGIEIGERETTGERAVVFRPR, encoded by the coding sequence ATGACCGACCGCGCACGCGACGGCGCGTTCGATGACTGGCTGGACGCGCTCGCGGCGGCCGATCCCTACTACCTCGGCTGCGAGAACGGCCACGGGTGGCTGCCGCCCCGCCGGGTCTGTCCCGACTGTGGCTCGCGAAAGCTGTCCAGAGAGACGCTGCCCGACGCGGGTAAAATCGCGACCTACACGACCGTCCACGTCGCCACGCCGCAGTTCGAGGACGACGCGCCCTACGTCACTGCGATCGCGGACTTCGGACCCGTCTCGATCACCGGCCTCGTCCGCGGAGTCGAACCCGACGCCGTCGAAATCGGGACGACCGTCGGGATCGAGATCGGCGAGCGGGAGACGACCGGCGAGCGAGCCGTCGTCTTCCGGCCGCGGTAG
- a CDS encoding PQQ-binding-like beta-propeller repeat protein gives MRRRTALGTICSLALSGCLSFEPEDTTETGSAGDAGTRTATSASETPTAIDTPTATETPVRNSVSIESAWEQTFSSEKDFHVDSGVLYTPFRGDAGEPQGIRAVATESGETRWTSDLGTSPNILYATTAIGHLYLTADETLFAVDTETGSVATAMELGDTRGAPAVVGDTLVVGTTFEDENTLYGLDPATLEERWRVGHRLDLGDDRYAPSGFDGAVSAGGLAVSAYRNGRLSAYDPVTGDERWVTEFTTAGPKYGPYADGAGGVVAVDSERRVVASLDSETGETEWEFDFQTRTGELPPVARPTFVDGTAFLGVERHLLAFDVETGKRRWHVSIDEQVTDGRIAVTDDTVWTVTGAGTLQGYARDSGDPHYHDSDPPMTGDLVGDGNDLLVSSRSSLGRFTISEAN, from the coding sequence GTGCGACGACGTACTGCATTGGGGACGATCTGTTCTCTCGCACTCAGTGGATGCCTCTCTTTCGAACCGGAGGACACGACGGAGACCGGCAGCGCGGGCGACGCGGGGACCCGGACCGCCACGTCGGCATCCGAGACACCGACGGCGATCGACACTCCGACAGCGACGGAGACACCGGTGCGAAACAGCGTCTCGATCGAGTCGGCGTGGGAGCAGACGTTTAGCTCGGAGAAGGACTTCCACGTCGACAGCGGAGTGCTGTACACGCCCTTCCGTGGGGACGCTGGGGAACCCCAAGGCATTCGTGCCGTCGCGACGGAAAGCGGTGAGACCCGGTGGACGTCGGACCTGGGGACCTCGCCGAACATCCTCTACGCGACGACGGCGATAGGTCACCTGTACCTGACCGCCGACGAGACGCTGTTCGCTGTCGACACGGAGACCGGTTCGGTCGCCACGGCGATGGAGTTGGGCGATACCCGCGGAGCACCCGCAGTCGTAGGCGACACGCTCGTCGTGGGGACGACCTTCGAGGACGAGAACACGCTGTACGGGCTCGACCCGGCGACACTGGAGGAACGCTGGCGCGTCGGCCACCGGCTCGACCTCGGCGACGACCGATACGCCCCGTCCGGCTTCGACGGGGCCGTCTCGGCCGGCGGACTCGCGGTCTCGGCGTACCGCAACGGCCGGCTCTCGGCGTACGATCCGGTAACCGGCGACGAGCGCTGGGTCACGGAATTCACGACTGCTGGCCCGAAGTACGGCCCCTACGCCGACGGCGCGGGCGGCGTGGTCGCGGTCGACTCGGAGCGACGCGTCGTCGCCAGCCTCGACTCGGAGACCGGCGAGACCGAGTGGGAGTTCGACTTCCAGACGCGGACCGGGGAGTTACCACCGGTTGCCCGGCCGACCTTCGTCGACGGCACCGCGTTCCTCGGCGTCGAGCGCCACCTGTTAGCCTTCGACGTCGAAACCGGCAAGCGTCGCTGGCACGTCTCAATAGACGAGCAGGTCACCGACGGCCGCATCGCGGTCACGGACGACACTGTGTGGACCGTTACCGGTGCCGGGACTCTCCAGGGATACGCTCGAGACAGCGGGGACCCCCACTATCACGATTCCGACCCGCCGATGACCGGCGACCTCGTCGGCGACGGAAACGACCTCCTCGTCAGCAGTCGCTCGTCGCTGGGGCGGTTCACAATCTCGGAGGCGAACTGA
- a CDS encoding PAS domain S-box protein: MLAVCAQRGDSDDVGAVLNRAGEQFRVETVTGIDGVVARLEADADGFDCLVTDHGLSWPLVRDVLDAVHERRPALPVVVTTDAAATGVAADAIDAGAVEVFRWPTTEQATLLARRVRTAVSGVQTAIRDLTPSECTAVFEHVDCGVAIVDISEDDCRYRRCNERLAELADTSVEAIEGRTPIEVFGPEHGPDIEARYRECLDGDEAVSYTIGPDPLDGRVFHEAQVRPIATDGHSESLLVAVREVTSERERQAELRRSRRRLRALFEHSPDMINVHDAEGRIVETNAQLREMTGYDEATLTDMSVWDLDQAADPERALSLWEEMEPGDRCRSEGEFLCRDGTTFPTEVHIRCLGVDDGERFLAISRDVSDQRERERELQRKNDRLEEFASVVSHDLRNPLQVLRGALDGAAEAGDRAHFDRGHRAIDRMEDMITDILALARQGDTVGELRTVPLARIVETAWHNLRTADATLVVETDLQIRASEIRLRQLLENLLRNAVEHAGADTTVRVGTLPDGFYVADDGCGIPAADRDRVFDTQYSTAPNGTGFGLAIVEGIADAHGWQITLTDSEGGGARFEFSGVTIDE; this comes from the coding sequence GTGTTGGCTGTCTGCGCGCAGCGGGGAGACAGTGACGACGTGGGGGCGGTGCTGAACCGGGCCGGTGAGCAGTTCCGGGTGGAAACCGTCACCGGGATCGACGGGGTCGTCGCACGGCTCGAAGCGGACGCCGACGGGTTCGACTGTCTCGTCACCGACCACGGTCTGTCCTGGCCGCTCGTCCGTGACGTACTCGACGCCGTCCACGAGCGGCGGCCAGCGCTGCCGGTCGTCGTCACTACGGACGCCGCGGCGACGGGGGTCGCCGCCGACGCGATCGATGCGGGCGCGGTCGAGGTCTTCCGGTGGCCGACGACGGAGCAGGCGACGCTGCTGGCTCGACGGGTACGAACTGCAGTCTCGGGGGTACAGACGGCCATCCGCGATCTCACGCCGTCAGAGTGTACCGCGGTGTTCGAGCACGTCGACTGTGGCGTCGCGATCGTCGATATCTCCGAAGACGACTGTCGGTATCGCCGGTGTAACGAGCGACTCGCGGAGCTGGCCGATACGTCGGTCGAAGCAATCGAAGGCCGGACCCCGATCGAGGTGTTCGGTCCAGAGCACGGTCCCGACATCGAAGCCCGGTATCGGGAGTGTCTGGACGGCGACGAGGCGGTGTCGTACACGATCGGTCCCGATCCGCTGGACGGACGTGTGTTCCACGAGGCACAGGTCCGTCCGATAGCGACCGACGGTCACTCGGAGAGTCTCCTCGTCGCGGTTCGAGAGGTCACGAGCGAACGCGAACGCCAGGCGGAACTCAGACGGTCCCGGCGGCGGCTCAGGGCGCTGTTCGAACACTCGCCCGACATGATCAACGTCCACGACGCCGAGGGACGGATCGTCGAGACCAACGCCCAGCTGCGCGAGATGACCGGCTACGACGAGGCGACGCTGACCGACATGTCCGTCTGGGATCTCGATCAGGCCGCCGATCCGGAGCGTGCGCTGTCCCTTTGGGAGGAGATGGAACCCGGCGACAGGTGTCGCTCGGAGGGCGAGTTTCTGTGTCGGGACGGCACGACGTTCCCCACGGAGGTTCACATCCGTTGCCTGGGCGTCGACGACGGCGAGCGGTTCCTGGCGATCAGCCGCGACGTGAGCGACCAGCGGGAACGCGAGCGCGAACTCCAGCGCAAGAACGACCGCCTCGAAGAGTTCGCGTCGGTGGTCTCTCACGACCTCCGGAACCCGTTGCAGGTGTTGCGTGGGGCACTCGACGGCGCGGCCGAGGCCGGCGATCGCGCGCACTTCGACCGCGGGCACCGTGCAATCGATCGCATGGAGGACATGATCACCGACATCCTCGCCCTGGCCCGCCAGGGCGACACCGTTGGCGAGCTCCGGACGGTCCCGCTCGCGAGGATCGTCGAGACCGCCTGGCACAACCTCCGGACCGCCGACGCGACGCTCGTCGTCGAGACCGACCTGCAGATCCGTGCCAGCGAGATCCGGCTCAGACAGCTCCTCGAAAACCTCCTGCGCAACGCGGTCGAGCACGCCGGAGCGGACACGACGGTTCGAGTCGGGACGCTCCCGGACGGCTTCTACGTGGCGGACGACGGCTGTGGCATTCCCGCGGCCGACCGCGACCGCGTCTTCGACACCCAGTACTCGACCGCGCCCAACGGGACCGGATTCGGGCTCGCGATCGTCGAAGGGATCGCCGACGCCCACGGCTGGCAGATCACGCTCACCGACAGCGAGGGCGGCGGCGCACGGTTCGAGTTCTCCGGCGTCACGATCGACGAGTGA
- the meaB gene encoding methylmalonyl Co-A mutase-associated GTPase MeaB, with amino-acid sequence MSDLVEDLLAGEHRALARVISKIEDRSPGYREIVSELHRHTGSADVIGVTGSPGAGKSTLVDKVAATYRERGETVGVIAIDPSSPFTGGAVLGDRIRMGSNAGDMDVFFRSMSARGSLGGLSTATTDAVTALDAFGKDRVIIETVGAGQNEIDIVRTADTVAVLVPPDSGDDVQMLKAGILEIADLFAVNKADLDGANRTVQQLKEMLHYGQGRTGNDADDWEPPVIETIADSGEGVEEFLAAVDDHLDYLDASGQREAKQRSRYAAEIRALVRADTNDLLEAELAQRGGIEAYVDEIVARESDPYTVTEEIVAPLRECLDARGEN; translated from the coding sequence ATGAGCGATCTCGTCGAGGACCTGCTCGCGGGCGAGCACCGGGCGCTGGCGAGAGTGATCAGCAAGATCGAGGACCGCTCGCCGGGGTACCGCGAGATCGTCTCCGAACTGCACCGCCACACCGGCTCGGCCGACGTGATCGGCGTCACCGGTTCGCCCGGCGCGGGCAAGTCGACGCTGGTCGACAAGGTCGCCGCGACATACCGGGAGCGTGGCGAGACCGTCGGCGTCATCGCGATCGACCCCTCCTCGCCGTTTACCGGTGGGGCCGTGCTTGGCGACCGCATCCGGATGGGCTCGAACGCCGGGGACATGGACGTGTTCTTCCGGTCGATGTCCGCCCGCGGGTCGCTGGGCGGACTGTCGACGGCGACGACCGACGCGGTCACCGCGCTCGACGCCTTCGGCAAGGACAGAGTGATCATCGAGACCGTCGGTGCCGGGCAAAACGAGATCGACATCGTCAGGACGGCAGACACCGTCGCGGTGCTGGTCCCGCCCGACAGCGGCGACGACGTACAGATGCTCAAAGCGGGCATTCTGGAGATCGCCGACCTCTTCGCGGTCAACAAGGCGGACCTCGACGGCGCGAACCGGACCGTCCAGCAGCTCAAGGAGATGCTCCACTACGGCCAGGGACGGACCGGGAACGACGCGGACGACTGGGAGCCGCCGGTGATCGAGACGATCGCCGACAGCGGCGAGGGCGTCGAGGAGTTCCTGGCGGCGGTCGACGACCACCTCGACTACCTCGACGCGTCGGGCCAACGCGAGGCAAAGCAGCGCTCGCGCTACGCCGCCGAGATCCGGGCGCTGGTGCGGGCAGACACCAACGACCTGCTCGAAGCCGAGCTGGCCCAGCGCGGCGGAATCGAGGCGTACGTCGACGAGATCGTGGCCCGCGAGTCCGATCCCTACACCGTCACCGAGGAGATCGTCGCGCCGCTCAGAGAGTGCCTCGACGCGCGCGGCGAGAACTGA
- a CDS encoding redox-regulated ATPase YchF translates to MLSVALAGKPNAGKSTFYTAATESEVDVGNYPFTTIDANRGVSYVRTDCPCLDREERCGDEHCRDGKRYVPVELLDVAGLVPGAHEGRGLGNQFLDELTNADVILNVVDASGGTNEEGEPVEIGDHDPVEDVDFVETELDLWLASIVDRNWEAVERASRSPEFDLDEELTDMLTGVGATPKDVATVLREMSYPEDPIAWTDDHRETLAREIRLRTKPIVVVANKADIAPPENVERLREAAEVVVPATADGELGLRRAADAGVVDYDPGDDDFQILGDVSDDQREGLEQIRDVMDEWDGTGVQQALDRAVYDLLDMLTAYPVQSESKWTDGQGNVLPDAFLLPDGSTPKDLAYAVHSDIGEGYLHAVDAREDRRISDDHELSEGDVIKIVSSN, encoded by the coding sequence ATGCTCTCTGTGGCGCTGGCGGGCAAGCCAAACGCCGGCAAGTCTACGTTCTACACCGCCGCGACCGAATCGGAGGTCGACGTGGGGAACTACCCGTTCACGACCATCGACGCCAACCGCGGCGTCAGCTACGTCCGCACCGACTGTCCCTGTCTCGACCGGGAGGAGCGCTGTGGCGACGAACACTGTCGGGACGGCAAGCGCTACGTCCCGGTCGAACTGCTCGACGTGGCCGGCCTCGTCCCCGGTGCCCACGAGGGGCGCGGACTGGGCAATCAGTTCCTCGACGAGTTGACCAACGCCGACGTGATCCTCAACGTCGTCGACGCCTCCGGGGGGACCAACGAGGAGGGCGAACCCGTCGAGATCGGCGACCATGACCCCGTCGAAGACGTGGACTTCGTCGAGACGGAACTGGACCTCTGGCTGGCCAGCATCGTCGACCGCAACTGGGAGGCCGTCGAGCGGGCCTCCCGTTCGCCGGAGTTCGACCTCGACGAGGAGCTGACCGACATGCTCACCGGCGTCGGAGCGACGCCGAAAGACGTGGCGACGGTGCTGCGAGAGATGAGCTATCCCGAGGACCCGATCGCCTGGACCGACGACCACCGCGAGACGCTGGCCCGAGAGATCCGCCTGCGGACCAAGCCCATCGTCGTCGTCGCCAACAAGGCCGACATCGCACCCCCGGAGAACGTCGAACGGCTCCGTGAAGCCGCCGAGGTGGTGGTCCCGGCGACCGCCGACGGCGAACTCGGCCTGCGCCGGGCCGCGGACGCGGGCGTCGTCGACTACGATCCCGGCGACGACGACTTTCAGATCCTCGGTGACGTGAGCGACGACCAGCGCGAGGGGCTCGAACAGATCCGCGACGTGATGGACGAGTGGGACGGGACCGGCGTCCAGCAGGCCCTCGACCGCGCCGTCTACGACCTCCTGGACATGCTGACGGCCTACCCGGTCCAGAGCGAGAGCAAGTGGACCGACGGCCAGGGCAACGTCCTCCCGGACGCCTTCCTGCTCCCCGACGGCTCGACGCCGAAGGATCTCGCCTACGCCGTCCACTCGGACATCGGCGAGGGGTACCTCCACGCCGTCGACGCCCGCGAGGACCGGCGGATCAGCGACGATCACGAGCTCTCTGAGGGCGACGTCATCAAGATCGTCAGCTCGAACTAG
- a CDS encoding beta-ketoacyl synthase N-terminal-like domain-containing protein, with protein sequence MTDPRVAGAGVTRFGSYPERTGRDLFAEAGLEALDQSGVPAADVEALYYGNFMGELAEHQGHQGPLMAEMVGVDAPATRYEAACASAGAAIRSAVRAIRSGEADVVMVGGAERMTNIGTAGATDALSIAADDLYEIRAGMTFPGAYALMARSYFEEYGGSREDLAHVAVKNHEHALVNDHAQLQKEISVADALEAPMVAEPLGLYDACPITDGAAAAIVTSEAYADEHDLDAPVRISGTGQGGDNLALQDRAHYAQTPAADKAAREAYDDAGVGADAVDVAEVHDCFTIAEVLALESLGLFERGEAITAARDGTTTRHGELPVNLSGGLKAKGHPVGATGVAQLATIAWVLEGSHPRADAVPDATVGVAHNAGGTVASTTVHVLEVGE encoded by the coding sequence ATGACTGACCCACGCGTTGCCGGGGCCGGCGTCACGAGGTTCGGGAGCTACCCCGAACGCACCGGCCGTGACCTCTTCGCGGAGGCCGGGCTCGAAGCGCTCGACCAGTCCGGAGTCCCGGCCGCGGACGTCGAGGCACTGTACTACGGGAACTTCATGGGCGAGCTCGCCGAACACCAGGGCCATCAGGGGCCGCTGATGGCCGAGATGGTCGGTGTCGACGCGCCCGCGACGCGCTACGAGGCCGCCTGTGCCTCTGCCGGCGCGGCGATACGGAGCGCCGTCCGGGCGATCCGCTCGGGCGAGGCCGACGTGGTCATGGTCGGCGGTGCCGAACGCATGACCAACATCGGGACCGCCGGAGCGACCGACGCCCTCTCGATCGCGGCCGACGACCTCTACGAGATTCGCGCCGGCATGACCTTCCCCGGTGCGTACGCGCTCATGGCCCGCTCGTACTTCGAGGAGTACGGCGGCTCTCGGGAGGACCTCGCACACGTCGCGGTCAAGAACCACGAGCACGCGCTGGTCAACGACCACGCCCAGCTCCAGAAGGAGATCAGCGTCGCCGACGCACTGGAGGCTCCGATGGTCGCCGAGCCCCTCGGGCTGTACGACGCCTGTCCGATCACCGACGGCGCTGCGGCGGCGATCGTCACCAGCGAGGCCTACGCCGACGAGCACGACCTCGACGCGCCGGTCCGGATCTCGGGGACCGGGCAGGGCGGCGACAACCTCGCGCTTCAGGACCGCGCTCACTACGCACAGACCCCCGCCGCCGACAAGGCCGCACGGGAAGCCTACGACGATGCCGGGGTCGGGGCAGACGCCGTCGACGTGGCGGAGGTACACGACTGTTTCACGATCGCCGAGGTGCTCGCACTGGAGTCGCTGGGGCTGTTCGAGCGCGGCGAGGCCATCACGGCCGCCCGCGACGGGACGACGACTCGCCACGGCGAGTTGCCCGTGAACCTCTCGGGGGGGCTGAAAGCGAAGGGGCACCCGGTCGGAGCGACCGGCGTCGCACAGCTCGCGACGATCGCGTGGGTCCTCGAGGGCTCCCATCCCCGCGCCGACGCGGTGCCAGACGCCACCGTCGGCGTCGCCCACAACGCCGGTGGGACGGTCGCCAGCACGACGGTCCACGTACTGGAGGTGGGCGAATGA
- a CDS encoding alpha/beta fold hydrolase, with protein MKLRNLLGVAAGTVGLTAVANRLLAARAGEFEPLLSGTQRTYRWRGFDVAYTEAGDPSDPDLVLLHGINAAASSHEFHAVFEELAEDYHVLAPDLPGFGHSDRPPLLYSSSLLTTFVTDFLADNTTDATVVASSLTGSYAALAARDVDIGHFVLISPTATSMGGRQTWLRSLLRSPILGQGIYNLVVSKPSLRYFHDDHGYYDMDNLDEEIVDYEWQSGHQPGARFAPASFVSGFLDSEIDLSTELAALDVPVTLVWGRDADITPLSKGRELADEADARLVVFDDALLVPHAEHPGQFVDVVRGEYDEAVA; from the coding sequence ATGAAACTCCGGAACCTCCTGGGAGTCGCTGCGGGGACGGTCGGGCTGACGGCGGTCGCGAACCGATTGCTGGCGGCGCGAGCCGGCGAGTTCGAGCCGCTGCTCTCGGGCACACAGCGGACCTACCGCTGGCGCGGGTTCGACGTGGCCTACACGGAGGCCGGGGATCCGTCCGATCCGGACCTCGTCCTGTTGCACGGCATCAACGCCGCCGCGTCGAGCCACGAGTTCCACGCCGTCTTCGAGGAACTGGCCGAGGACTACCACGTCCTGGCACCGGACCTGCCGGGCTTCGGTCACTCCGACCGGCCGCCGCTGCTTTACTCCTCGTCGCTACTGACGACGTTCGTCACGGACTTTCTGGCGGACAACACCACCGACGCCACGGTCGTCGCGTCGTCGTTGACCGGCTCCTACGCCGCTCTGGCGGCACGGGACGTGGATATAGGGCACTTCGTGCTGATCAGCCCCACCGCCACGTCGATGGGCGGACGCCAGACGTGGCTGCGCTCGCTGTTGCGCTCGCCGATACTCGGACAGGGGATCTACAACCTCGTCGTCAGCAAGCCCTCGTTGCGGTACTTCCACGACGATCACGGGTACTACGACATGGACAACCTCGACGAGGAGATCGTCGACTACGAGTGGCAGTCGGGCCACCAGCCCGGCGCTCGGTTCGCTCCCGCGTCGTTCGTGAGCGGGTTCCTCGACAGCGAGATCGATCTGTCGACAGAACTGGCTGCCCTCGACGTGCCGGTGACTCTCGTCTGGGGACGTGACGCCGACATCACGCCCCTCTCGAAGGGCCGAGAGCTGGCAGACGAGGCCGACGCCCGGCTGGTCGTCTTCGACGACGCGCTGCTGGTCCCCCACGCGGAACACCCCGGCCAGTTCGTCGACGTGGTTCGGGGCGAGTACGACGAAGCCGTCGCGTGA
- a CDS encoding DUF5800 family protein yields the protein MTVLSFDEQGVDVVYDGTEFRLEKALIEDAVGKSYPDVTDHEVLKIVEPEPSLSGEPRQIAEIVE from the coding sequence ATGACTGTCCTTTCGTTCGACGAGCAGGGTGTCGACGTAGTGTACGACGGAACCGAATTTCGCCTGGAGAAGGCACTGATCGAGGACGCGGTCGGGAAGTCCTACCCGGACGTGACCGACCACGAGGTGCTCAAGATCGTCGAGCCCGAGCCCTCCCTCTCGGGCGAGCCACGCCAGATCGCCGAGATCGTCGAGTAA
- a CDS encoding PQQ-binding-like beta-propeller repeat protein, whose product MTDRPHTRRALLASLATVTTAGCLRSQANQEADTTTQRSTDGGQRQSTTAEATRTETGEPDLSSEAWPTFGADRTGRGTADVTGPGRTLDERWSVTFDSGAGDPAIASETVAVVGRTELFALDAATGERRWSFEIGLTDETSPAPTVQDGRVYATPGDGYAYALSTDGEFQWSTQLTDGNGSGVATPRPAGETLVIADQSRIAGVDPETGEEQWSATLEGTILGVVTDGEYAYAGVLSSDQSLVALDTATGDRVWSYDALENAHGPAVVDGRVYGGGAATLSEDDGTRDVGPVYALDAATGEEQWRAVVDANVATSPAVGEETVFVTDLDGRMSAFDRDSGESRWQTRLRTETLDSPQPLRTSASALVDGTLYVGTLDGRLVAVNADDGNVERAVDVGEIRCSPAVAGGHVLVGNTDGELTAFGTE is encoded by the coding sequence GTGACGGACCGTCCCCACACTCGCCGTGCGCTGCTCGCCTCGCTGGCCACCGTGACGACGGCCGGCTGTCTCCGGTCACAGGCCAACCAGGAGGCGGACACGACGACGCAACGGTCGACAGACGGCGGGCAGAGACAGTCGACGACCGCCGAAGCGACACGAACAGAAACCGGGGAGCCGGACCTATCGAGCGAGGCGTGGCCGACGTTCGGTGCGGACCGGACCGGACGAGGAACCGCAGACGTCACGGGTCCCGGAAGGACACTCGACGAGCGCTGGTCGGTGACGTTCGACAGTGGAGCGGGAGACCCAGCGATCGCATCCGAGACGGTCGCCGTCGTCGGGCGCACCGAACTGTTCGCACTGGACGCGGCGACCGGTGAACGCCGCTGGTCGTTCGAGATCGGTCTCACCGACGAGACGAGCCCGGCACCCACGGTGCAGGATGGTCGGGTGTACGCGACGCCGGGGGATGGGTACGCGTACGCCCTCTCCACGGACGGAGAGTTCCAGTGGTCGACACAGCTCACCGACGGAAATGGCTCCGGCGTCGCGACGCCGCGGCCGGCCGGGGAGACACTCGTGATCGCGGACCAGTCTCGTATCGCCGGAGTGGATCCCGAGACGGGTGAGGAACAGTGGTCGGCGACCCTCGAGGGCACGATACTGGGCGTCGTCACCGACGGCGAGTACGCGTATGCGGGGGTGCTTTCGTCCGACCAATCGCTCGTCGCGCTCGACACGGCGACCGGCGATCGGGTGTGGTCCTACGACGCTCTCGAGAACGCTCACGGGCCAGCAGTCGTCGACGGTCGAGTCTACGGCGGTGGCGCAGCGACGCTGTCCGAAGACGACGGGACGAGAGATGTCGGACCGGTCTACGCTCTCGACGCGGCGACCGGCGAAGAGCAATGGCGAGCGGTCGTCGACGCCAACGTCGCCACGTCGCCCGCAGTCGGCGAGGAAACGGTCTTCGTTACGGATCTGGACGGGAGAATGTCGGCGTTCGACCGCGACTCCGGCGAGAGCCGGTGGCAAACACGCCTCCGAACTGAGACTCTGGATAGCCCCCAGCCGTTACGCACGTCCGCGTCGGCGCTCGTCGACGGCACGCTGTACGTTGGGACCCTCGACGGGCGACTGGTGGCCGTCAACGCGGACGACGGGAACGTCGAACGGGCGGTCGATGTCGGCGAGATTAGGTGTTCTCCTGCGGTGGCTGGGGGACACGTCCTCGTCGGGAACACCGACGGCGAACTGACAGCCTTCGGCACCGAGTGA